From Serratia fonticola:
GCGAACACTTCCCATGGGAAGCGACCGACAAGGCAGCCCAACTTCGTGAAGCGGCTGGTTTGAAGTAAGCCTGAGCGTTAGACGTAACAACGGCGAGCCTGAGGCTCGCCGTTTTAGTTTGTAGATGGGTGCTCATAGATCTCTATACCCTATGGATTTCAAGTTGGCCGCTCTTGCGCATCCCTGCGCTCACGGCATTTGTACATCCCTGTACGGCACAGCTAGGCACCAAGCTATCTCATCCCCAGGAGCTTACGTTTTTGTAAGTGACTGGGGTGAGATAGTGCAGGTAACAACGCTGCGACTTGAAAGACGACGGGTATACGCTTACAACCAACGGGCGGGAGCAGGCCCCCGCCGTTGGGTTGCCTTACCGTTCGGATTCGTAGGCCAAAATGGCCGCAACCTCCGTGTTGCCCGATCGAATGCGCAGCTCACAAAGTTTGCTGCGCGTTATCCATACCAACAAGATCACCGTGGTACAGATAACGACCAGTTTTACGATATCTCCTCTGTTTGGCATCATGCCTCCTTATCCTTGCCTCGCGGCGAGTAAGAAGCTAACCTAATGTTGTCGAGCGTTAGAGTTGGCCTCGGGTTGATATTATCGACTCGGGGCTTTTCTCTTTGTACCTTTTGCTCAGGCTCCAGATACAAAGATCCAGAGCACCCACCCGCAGTATATTCACCTCTCCAGCCCGGCTGGCGGCTGTTTCACGGCTAAATACCAACTTTGCGCAGTGCCACGCAATGCATTGTAACGGCCTGAAAAAACAAGGGCCCAGCAATGCTGAGCCCTTGGTGGCAATGGTGGTAACCCGAAATAGTCTACGAAGTTTGCTTACGCAGCAGATAGACAAAGTACGGCGCGCCAATAAAGGTCGCCAGCAGCCCGGCGGGGATTTGGTAAGGGAACATCACCATCCTGCCACACCAGTCCGCAAACACCATCAGCAGGCCGCCTAGCAACGCAGCAATCACCATCTGCGGCAGCGCCCGGCGGAATCCCAACATGCGGGCCATATGCGGTGCCATTAGGCCAATAAAGCTCAGCGGCCCAACGGTTAGCGTTGCCATCGCGGTCAGCGTTGCCGCCAGCAGCAAAATGCTCAGCCTGGTCGGCGTCAGGGCAATCCCTACGGAACGTGCTGTAGCGCCGCCCAACGGCAGAATTGTCAGCCAACGTCTACACAGCGGGGCCAACAATATCAACACGCCAGCAATCGCCGCCGTACGTATTGCCTGCGGAGCATCCACCGAGTAGGTAGAGCCGGAAAGCCACACCAACAGCCCCCCCATACGGGGATCGCCACTGGCCAGCAGCAGGAAAATGGTGGTACTAAAGGCGGTGCTGAGGGCGATCCCCGCCAACAGCATACGTTCGGTAGAGAATCCGCCGCGCCCAGCCGCAATCATGATGATCAACAGCGTAGCCGCCGCCCCCAGACTCCCGGCGGGTAATAGCCAGATAAAAGCATCACCAGGGACGATAAACAGCATCACCACCACGCCGAAAGCTGCGCCGGAACTGATCCCCAGCACTTCCGGGCTGGACATCGGGTTACCGGTCAGTTTCTGGATCAGCGTTCCGGCTACCGCCAGCATCATCCCGGCCGCCAGGGCAGAAACCACTCGTGGCCAGCGCCAAGGCATCAACGCCTGTAATTCACTGCCTACGCTCCAGTGCCAGCCGTGGGGGTTTTGCCCAAACATCAGCGCCACCGCAATCCCGGCCAATAGTAAAACGCTCCCCAGCAGGATCCATATCGGCAAGTTGCCACGTTCGACAGGCACTCTGTCACCAAGATCCATCGGCGGCGGGGTTGCGCTGCTGCGTAAGCGTGGCAGTAGCCAAAGCAACAACGGTGCACCAATCAGTGCCGTTGCCGCGCCGGTCGGGATTTCACGCCATACCAATGTCAGCCAGATCATCACCTGATCGGTCAACCACAGCAGCAATGCACCCAATAGCGGAGCCAGCATCATGCGGTGCGCCAGACGGCGAGCTCCCAGCATCTTGGCCATCAACGGGGCAAATAGGCCGATAAAACCGATCACCCCGACCGCATTGACCAACATGGCGCTGAACACAATCGCCACCGCCAACGCGGCAAAGCGCGACATTGCCAGGCCCAGGCCCAGATTACGCGCCACGCCGTCGTCCAGCCCTAACAGCGTTAACGGTCGGATCAATAACGCGGCCAGCACGGCAACCAACAGCAAGCGCGGCAGGATAAACTGCACCGTCCCCCAATCCTGCTGGTTTAGCGCACCGGTGCTCCACAGGAACAAGCCTTGCAGCTGATCGTAATTGAACAACGCCAGCAGGCTATTGACCGCACCGCAGTACAGCCCAAGAACTAGACCGGCCAGAATCAACGTCACGGGCGACATCCGTTTGCCCCAGGCAACGCCGAACACCAGCCCGCCGACCACAATGGCACCGACCATCGCCGCCAGTTGTCGGGTCAATTCGCCCCCAGGCAGCATCCACAGCGTGGCAATCGTCAAGCCTAGCTGAGCCCCGGCAGCCACGCCGAGCGTAGCGGGTTCCGCCAAAGGATTGCGTAATACCTGCTGGAACAGTACGCCGACCAATCCCAGTCCGGCCCCCACCAGCAACGACACCGACAGGCGTGGCAACAGGCTGTAGTGAAACAGCATCTGATCGACATTGTCGATGTCTGGTTGTACCAACGCCTGTGACCACTGGTCCCACGGCAGTTGATGCAGCAGGTTGAAGAGCGTCAGGCCACCCGCCGCTACCAGCAATAGCAGGATCAGCGCTATCGGCAAGATACGCAGGCGTGCACTCATGAGCCGGTCTCCTGCGCCTGCTCCAGCAAGCGGCAAAAACGCATGGCTGACAGCGTGGCACCGTAGAACCACACCGCTGGCACCTGCCGCAGTTGTCCCTGGCGGATAAACGGCAAGGCCTGCCACAACGGCGTCTTGCTGACCTTATCCATCATGGCTTGATTACCATGATCGAGATAAATCGCTCGCGCATTTTTTATTGTCGCCAGACGTTCTATCCCCACCACCGAAGTTCCCCAGAAGTTAGTTTCCCCCTGCCAGGCATTCTCGATGCCTAGCTGATCCATCACTTCCTGAAACAGACTCTTCTGGCCGATGACCAACACGTGCCGAGGATCGAGCAAAGAAAACAGCAGCAGCGGTTGTTGCCGGTACCCCGCCAGGCGGTTACGCGCCTCTAGCATGAAAGCATCAAACTGTTGCAGATGTTGGGTAGCCCGCGCCTCCAGACCTATCCGCTGTGCCAATTGCAGCAACGAGTTTTTGCCCACGGTGAGCGGTTTACCGCTACCGTCGTTAAAGCCAAACTCCATGGTCGGGCCGATAGGCTGCAGTTTTTGTGGCGAAGGACCATAGCCTTTGGAAAGCAGGATCAGAGAAGGTTTGAGCTGTTGCAACAGCTCCAGATTAGGTTCGGTACGTTGACCGACGTCGATCACCGAGTCCGGCAACCGAGGGTCTTGTACCCACAGGTTGTAGTTGTGGATATCGGCAACCGCCTGCGGCATCACGCCCAGTGCGATCAACAGCTCGACCGGTAGCCACTCCAATGCCGCGATGCGGGTGATATCGGGCAAATCTGTCGCTCGCGACGGTAAAGAGAACAGCAGAGGCGATAATGCCATCGCCGTTAATAAACGCCGGCGCAGCGGATCATGATGAAAATCGGCAGAGGTAGGCATTAATAAACGAAGCTCACTGGTGCACCGCCACTTGGATGCGGCAATATGCCCATCGGGATGCCGTAGATCTGTTCCAGCACCGGCCCTTGCATCAGCTCAAGCGATGACCCCTGGGCAATCATTTCGCCACCGCGTAACGCCACCAGATGGTCGCAATACCGAGCCGCCATGTTGATGTCATGCAGCACTGCAATCACCGTCAGGCCGCGCTCATGGCTCAGGCGTTGGATCAACGCCAGCACTTCAACCTGATGAGCAATATCCAACGCCGAAGTCGGTTCATCCAGCAACAAACAACGGCTGTCCTGCGCGACCATCATCGCCAGCCAGGCCCGTTGACGTTCCCCCCCGGAGAGGCTATCTACCAGGCGGTTGGCAAAGGGTTTGAGCCCCACCAGCCCGATCGCCTCTTCTACCAGCTCGCGATCGCCAGCCTTGAAACGGCCTAACGCGCCATGCCACGGGTAGCGGCCGATGGCGACCAATTCGCGCACCGTCATCCCTTCCGCTGCGGGCAATTGCTGCGGCAGATAGGCTACTTGGCGAGCGAAGGCTTTGCTATCCCATTGGCCCAGCG
This genomic window contains:
- a CDS encoding Hok/Gef family protein, producing MPNRGDIVKLVVICTTVILLVWITRSKLCELRIRSGNTEVAAILAYESER
- the fhuB gene encoding Fe(3+)-hydroxamate ABC transporter permease FhuB; translation: MSARLRILPIALILLLLVAAGGLTLFNLLHQLPWDQWSQALVQPDIDNVDQMLFHYSLLPRLSVSLLVGAGLGLVGVLFQQVLRNPLAEPATLGVAAGAQLGLTIATLWMLPGGELTRQLAAMVGAIVVGGLVFGVAWGKRMSPVTLILAGLVLGLYCGAVNSLLALFNYDQLQGLFLWSTGALNQQDWGTVQFILPRLLLVAVLAALLIRPLTLLGLDDGVARNLGLGLAMSRFAALAVAIVFSAMLVNAVGVIGFIGLFAPLMAKMLGARRLAHRMMLAPLLGALLLWLTDQVMIWLTLVWREIPTGAATALIGAPLLLWLLPRLRSSATPPPMDLGDRVPVERGNLPIWILLGSVLLLAGIAVALMFGQNPHGWHWSVGSELQALMPWRWPRVVSALAAGMMLAVAGTLIQKLTGNPMSSPEVLGISSGAAFGVVVMLFIVPGDAFIWLLPAGSLGAAATLLIIMIAAGRGGFSTERMLLAGIALSTAFSTTIFLLLASGDPRMGGLLVWLSGSTYSVDAPQAIRTAAIAGVLILLAPLCRRWLTILPLGGATARSVGIALTPTRLSILLLAATLTAMATLTVGPLSFIGLMAPHMARMLGFRRALPQMVIAALLGGLLMVFADWCGRMVMFPYQIPAGLLATFIGAPYFVYLLRKQTS
- the fhuD gene encoding Fe(3+)-hydroxamate ABC transporter substrate-binding protein FhuD, which codes for MPTSADFHHDPLRRRLLTAMALSPLLFSLPSRATDLPDITRIAALEWLPVELLIALGVMPQAVADIHNYNLWVQDPRLPDSVIDVGQRTEPNLELLQQLKPSLILLSKGYGPSPQKLQPIGPTMEFGFNDGSGKPLTVGKNSLLQLAQRIGLEARATQHLQQFDAFMLEARNRLAGYRQQPLLLFSLLDPRHVLVIGQKSLFQEVMDQLGIENAWQGETNFWGTSVVGIERLATIKNARAIYLDHGNQAMMDKVSKTPLWQALPFIRQGQLRQVPAVWFYGATLSAMRFCRLLEQAQETGS
- the fhuC gene encoding Fe3+-hydroxamate ABC transporter ATP-binding protein FhuC; protein product: MQDKHLNRDATFQLDRVSFAVPGRVLLQPLSLAFPQGKVCGLIGHNGSGKSTLLKILGRHQNPTSGQALLNGQPLGQWDSKAFARQVAYLPQQLPAAEGMTVRELVAIGRYPWHGALGRFKAGDRELVEEAIGLVGLKPFANRLVDSLSGGERQRAWLAMMVAQDSRCLLLDEPTSALDIAHQVEVLALIQRLSHERGLTVIAVLHDINMAARYCDHLVALRGGEMIAQGSSLELMQGPVLEQIYGIPMGILPHPSGGAPVSFVY